In a single window of the Lates calcarifer isolate ASB-BC8 linkage group LG1, TLL_Latcal_v3, whole genome shotgun sequence genome:
- the glb1l gene encoding beta-galactosidase-1-like protein gives MAAAGVLLFVAVSLACLSVSGNLVSGERSFSIDYKHNCFLKDGKPFQYISGSIHYSRIPRYYWRDRLVKMYMTGLNAIQVYVPWNFHEAVQGVHNFTGDRDLEHFLDLANQTGLLVILRPGPYICAEWEMGGLPAWLLQKPNIILRSADTDYAQAVSNWLAVLLPKMKPWLYINGGNIISVQVENEYGSYYACDYNYMRHLRTLFRFFLGEDTVLFTTDGNTDKEMTCGTLEGLYATVDFGTDTNVTEAFSRQRRFEPRGPLVNSEFYTGWLDHWGDQHAVVDAQKVSRVLGEMLTMGANVNMYMFEGGTNFGYWNGADHDTRFRSVVTSYDYDAPLSEAGDPTEKLLAIRDVIKQFRDIPSGPMPPATPKFAYGFVTLRKVGNVSSLLNTLSPLGPVKSQHPLTFEEMKQYYGYMLYRTTLPRDLSEPTPLISPLNGVHDRAYVSVNGVFRGLLERDTALVMNITGQQGDTVDILVENMGRVNFGSKINDYKGLLSNLILGKDVLTDWKIYPLDIDGAIAARWPHSDSRKYFPTPQKEPLPGPAIYMGTLQPNGLAWDTFLKLYEWTKGQVWINGVNLGRYWPARGPQQTLYIPGPLLSTSLPNNITVLELEGAPAHLRVLFMDRPQLSVPVQ, from the exons atggctgctgctggtgtctTACTCTTCGTTGCAGTGAGCCTTGCCTGTTTATCTGTCAGTGGAAACCTG GTCTCTGGAGAAAGATCTTTCTCTATAGACTACAAACACAACTGTTTCCTGAAAGATGGGAAGCCTTTTCAGTACATCTCTGGCAGCATCCACTACTCCAGAATCCCACGCTACTACTGGAGGGACCGGCTTGTAAAGATGTACATGACTGGTCTCAATGCTATCCAAGT ATATGTGCCCTGGAACTTCCATGAAGCAGTACAGGGGGTCCACAACTTCACAGGGGACAGAGATTTGGAGCATTTTTTGGATCTGGCCAATCAGACGGGTCTCCTGGTCATCCTGCGTCCGGGACCGTACATCTGTGCAGAATGGGAAATG GGTGGATTGCCAGCGTGGCTACTTCAGAAACCAAACATCATACTTCGCTCTGCAGACACAG ATTATGCGCAGGCAGTCAGCAACTGGCTTGCTGTTCTCCTCCCCAAAATGAAGCCGTGGCTCTATATCAACGGGGGTAACATCATTAGTGTCCAG GTGGAGAATGAATATGGAAGCTACTACGCTTGTGACTACAACTACATGCGTCACCTGCGGACTCTGTTCCGCTTCTTTCTTGGTGAGGACACTGTCCTCTTCACCACTGATGGAAACACAGACAAGGAGATGACATGTGGGACTCTGGAGGGATTATATGCAACAGTAGACTTTGGCACAG ACACCAACGTAACAGAAGCCTTCAGCCGGCAAAGACGGTTTGAACCTCGGGGCCCCCTG GTGAACTCGGAGTTCTACACTGGCTGGTTGGACCACTGGGGAGATCAGCATGCTGTGGTTGATGCTCAGAAGGTCAGCAGGGTGCTAGGAGAAATGCTAACCATGGGGGCCAACGTCAACAT GTACATGTTTGAGGGAGGTACCAACTTCGGCTACTGGAATG GTGCTGATCATGACACTAGGTTCCGCTCAGTGGTGACTAGTTATGATTACGACGCCCCACTGTCTGAGGCAGGCGACCCCACTGAGAAGCTGTTGGCCATCAGAGATGTCATTAAGCAG TTTAGAGATATTCCGTCTGGACCCATGCCACCAGCAACTCCCAAATTTGCCTATGGCTTTGTTACACTGAGAAAG GTTGGTAACGTCAGCAGTCTGTTAAACACCCTTTCGCCTCTGGGGCCAGTCAAATCTCAGCATCCTCTGACATTTGAAGAGATGAAACAG TACTATGGATACATGCTGTATCGGACCACACTGCCCCGGGACCTCTCAGAGCCCACGCCACTTATCTCTCCACTGAATGGGGTTCATGACCGTGCATATGTGTCCGTCAATGGG GTTTTTCGGGGCCTGTTAGAGAGAGACACAGCTCTGGTGATGAACATCACTGGACAGCAGGGGGACACTGTGGACATCCTTGTTGAGAACATGGGCAGAGTTAACTTTGGCAGCAAGATCAATGACTACAAA GGCCTCTTGAGCAACCTGATCCTGGGTAAAGATGTACTGACCGATTGGAAGATCTACCCTCTGGACATTGACGGAGCCATCGCTGCCAGATGGCCTCATTCAGACAGTCGAAAGTATTTCCCCACCCCTCAGAAAGAACCTTTACCTGGACCAGCCATCTACATGGGGACATTACAGCCCAATGGCTTGGCATGGGACACCTTTCTCAAGCTTTATGAATGGACGAAG GGTCAGGTCTGGATTAATGGTGTGAACCTGGGCCGATACTGGCCGGCCAGGGGCCCTCAACAGACCCTTTATATCCCAGGACCCTTGCTCAGCACCTCCCTACCCAACAACATCACAgtgctggagctggagggggCACCGGCACACTTACGAGTTCTGTTTATGGACCGGCCTCAGCTCAGTGTCCCTGTGCAATAG
- the tra2b gene encoding transformer-2 protein homolog beta isoform X3: MSPRGSGKSASRSPAHSPAHSKDGSRHSHSKSRSRSRSKSGSHSHRGSRRHYSRSRSRSRSYHRRSRSRSYSGERRRRSHSRSPMSNRRRHIGNRANPDPNCCLGVFGLSLYTTERDLREVFSKYGPLADVCIVYDQQSRRSRGFAFVYFENTGDAKEAKERANGMELDGRRIRVDFSITKRPHTPTPGIYMGRPTYGGGGPSGPRRYSRDYDRGYDRGYDRGGYDRYDDRDYYRSYRRRSPSPYYRGAYRSRSRSRSYSPRRY; this comes from the exons ATGAGTCCACGTGGCTCAGGGAAGTCGGCAAGCCGCTCCCCGGCTCACTCGCCAGCCCACTCAAAAGATGGCTCCCGCCACTCCCACTCCAAATCTCGGTCCCGGTCCAGGTCAAAATCTGG gtcCCATTCCCACCGTGGTTCACGCAGACACTACAGCAGATCTCGTTCCCGCTCAAGGTCCTATCATCGCCGATCTCGTAGTAGGTCTTACAGCGGAGAGCGACGGCGCAGGAGCCACAGCCGCTCACCCATGTCCAATCGCCGTAGGCACATCGGCAACCGT GCGAATCCAGACCCAAACTGCTGCCTGGGAGTGTTTGGCCTGAGCTTGTACACCACAGAGAGGGATCTGAGGGAAGTCTTCTCTAAATACGGCCCCCTGGCGGACGTCTGCATTGTGTATGACCAGCAGTCGAGGCGCTCCAGGGGCTTTGCCTTCGTTTACTTTGAGAACACAGGTGATGCTAAAGAG GCAAAGGAACGAGCCAATGGCATGGAGCTGGATGGTCGTAGGATCAGGGTAGACTTCTCCATCACAAAAAGACCTCACACCCCAACCCCCGGAATCTACATGGGCCGACCCACGTA CGGTGGAGGTGGTCCCAGCGGTCCTCGGCGTTATTCACGTGACTACGACCGTGGGTATGATCGCGGGTACGACAGAGGCGGCTATGATCGCTATGATGACAGGGACTACTACAGATCATACAG AAGACGATCTCCATCACCATATTACAGAGGGGCTTATAGGTCTCGTTCCAGATCACGGTCTTACTCTCCCC GTCGCTATTGA
- the ankzf1 gene encoding LOW QUALITY PROTEIN: ankyrin repeat and zinc finger domain-containing protein 1 (The sequence of the model RefSeq protein was modified relative to this genomic sequence to represent the inferred CDS: inserted 1 base in 1 codon) — translation MTTHADHHSIFDLRPNDETLTGLREVDPILKQPVNTEPPSQVEDTCPEDDRQWECSQAREVSDKMVCSACRCPFINREEQMEHYKLDWHRFNLRQKMAGLPPVTVEEFERKTGAGDMSSISGSESDSDEESSDNDDVGTSSNVTSTDNESSAETGLITGRLSSKVAFQNSAGQYLSVYRCILQGKPDEEQDVGSSLMAISKKTVWVILMTGGGHFAGAVFQGKEVLQHKTFHRYTVRAKRGTAQGLRDSQNRSHTPKSAGAALRRYNEAALVKDIQDLLVTWAEYLKDASAIFVRAPSYSKTIFFSGRAAPLDKKDPRVRTLPFATRRATFREVQRVHEVLSTVHVYGRDTDMSAVFSPSKKKAWKKTVKPVAQSNTDQEQAEENHDSSDKEEGGEIQLEMVELTLGTLDLRESEIYPSRHRRKRRRKKEETKMQNEELSNTEADNKEEEVPEATPVKDTPRAIQSKNKRKRKPQSKKQLEETVDESWEYGLRDALFTACKVGDVDTLSRLLELPXEKWWKVESSWKSNLSDVPSPLTRLNKPIDSSGFTLLHVASAAAQKAAVRLLLDAGADPACRDNKGHTPYIVAPDKDTRNVFRKYMGENPDKYDYSKAQVPGPLTAEIESKKTEKKKAQKALRKQREKEQKEEKRKQELEAEEKKRFASLTDREKRALAAEKRLAEQVAATGVSLSNVKRCWLCGESLLGKIPFQYLDYSFCTPRCVQAHRKANTLPGKT, via the exons atgaCGACTCATGCCGACCACCACTCCATCTTTGATTTGCGCCCAAATGATGAGACTTTAACTGGACTGAGAGAAGTGGACCCCATCCTGAAGCAGCCTGTTAACACTGAGCCACCATCACAAG TGGAAGATACATGCCCAGAGGATGACAGACAGTGGGAGTGCAGCCAGGCCAGAGAGGTGTCAGACAAGATGGTCTGCTCAGCCTGCAGATGCCCCTTTATTAATCGTGAAGAACAG ATGGAGCACTACAAGCTCGACTGGCATCGCTTCAACTTGAGACAAAAAATGGCAGGACTGCCACCAGTCACAGTGGAGGAGTTTGAAAGGAAGACTGGAGCTG GAGACATGTCAAGTATCTCAGGCTCAGAGTCCGATTCAGACGAAGAAAGCTCAGATAATGACGATGTGGGAACGAGCAGTAATGTCACCAGCACAGATAATGAGAGCTCAGCTGAAACTGGACTAATTACCGGCCGGCTCTCCAGCAAGGTGGCTTTTCAGAACTCCGCAGGACAGTATCTGTCAGTCTACCGCTGCATACTGCAGGGGAAG CCAGATGAAGAACAGGATGTAGGATCCTCTCTAATGGCGATAAGTAAGAAGACTGTGTGGGTCATTCTCATGACAGGTGGAGGCCACTTTGCTGGTGCTGTATTCCAAGG AAAAGAAGTCCTCCAGCACAAGACTTTCCACCGATACACAGTGCGAGCGAAGCGAGGCACTGCTCAAGGACTCAGAGACTCTCAGAACCGCAGTCACACACCGAAGTCTGCAGGAGCTGCTCTGAGGAGATATAATGAAGCAGCGCTAGTCAAG GACATTCAGGATCTTCTGGTGACGTGGGCTGAATACTTGAAGGACGCCTCTGCAATATTTGTACGAGCCCCTAGCTACAGCAAGACCATCTTCTTTAGTGGCCGCGCAGCCCCCCTTGACAAAAAAGATCCCAGGGTCCGAACGCTTCCCTTTGCCACACGCAGGGCAACTTTTCGAGAGGTACAGAGGGTGCACGAGGTGCTTTCCACAGTTCATGTTTATG ggagagacacagacatgtcTGCAGTCTTCAGTCCGTCTAAGAAGAAGGCAtggaaaaaaactgtcaaaccaGTGGCACAAAGCAACACTGATCAAGAGCAAG CAGAAGAAAACCATGATAGCTCAGATAAAGAAGAGGGTGGAGAGATCCAGCTGGAGATGGTGGAGCTGACTTTAGGAACTCTGGACCTCAGGGAAAGTGAAATCTATCCCTCCAGGcacaggagaaaaaggaggagaaagaaggaggaaaccaaaatgcaaaatgagG AATTGAGTAACACAGAAGCAGACAATAAGGAAGAGGAGGTACCTGAGGCTACACCAGTAAAAGACACTCCTCGAGCGATACAATCAAAGaataagaggaagaggaaaccaCAGAGCAAGAAACAACTGGAAG AAACCGTTGATGAGTCATGGGAGTATGGTCTGAGAGATGCCCTCTTTACAGCCTGCAAGGTCGGGGATGTGGACACACTAAGTAGACTCCTAGAGCTAC TGGAGAAATGGTGGAAAGTGGAGAGCAGTTGGAAGAGCAACCTCTCTGATGTGCCAAGTCCTCTGACTCGCCTTAATAAGCCCATAGACTCATCAGGGTTCACTTTGCTACATGTTGCATCAGCAGCTGCACAAAAGGCAGCGGTCAGGCTGCTCCTTGATGCAGGAGCAGACCCAGCCTGCAG GGATAACAAAGGGCACACCCCATATATTGTCGCCCCTGACAAAGACACAAGGAATGTCTTTCGTAAATACATGGGTGAGAATCCTGACAAATATGACTACAGCAAGGCACAG GTCCCAGGGCCACTGACAGCAGAGATTGAAtccaaaaagacagagaagaagaaggctCAAAAGGCATTGAGAAAACAGCGAGAAaaggagcagaaggaggagaagaggaaacaagagttggaggcagaggaaaagaagaggttTGCATCACTGACTGATCGTGAAAAA AGAgctttggcagcagagaaaaggttAGCGGAGCAGGTAGCTGCCACAGGAGTCAGCCTCTCTAACGTCAA GAGGTGCTGGTTGTGTGGAGAGTCTCTGCTTGGGAAGATCCCATTTCAGTACCTGGACTATTCGTTCTGTACCCCTCGCTGCGTGCAAGCACATCGAAAAGCAAACACCCTTCCAGGAAAGACCTAA
- the LOC108901041 gene encoding hatching enzyme 1.2, giving the protein MDRIILLCMVSTCLSAVHTQKFLFSPKWGPIGYKEREEHGDGTAMDEIIKANEFQASRIIDGTTSLREGDIAVSAGRRNKVCFARSCLWSKSVDGHVYVAYRLSPEYSEMETKLIKKGMENIEEGTCVRFVPRTHQRDYIDIQPKSGCWSYLGARGGRQTVSLQSPDCLQVGVISHEFMHALGFVHEQSRFDRDNYVTIMWPSIWRDRLRNFEKFKTDNLDLPYDYGSIMHFGMYAYSQDGEPTIVPKNSKNIKLGQASTLSHIDKLKINRLYKCGTKDDY; this is encoded by the exons ATGGACCGGATTATCCTCTTGTGCATGGTTTCCACCTGTCTCTCAGCTGTACATACTCAG AAATTTTTGTTCAGCCCAAAATGGGGACCCATTGGCTATAAAG AGCGTGAGGAGCACGGTGATGGGACAGCAATGGATGAAATCATTAAAGCTAATGAGTTCCAAG CATCCCGAATCATTGACGGCACCACCAGtctcagagagggagacattGCTGTTTCTGCTGGAAGGCGGAACAAAGTCTGCTTTGCACGGAGCTGCCTCTGGTCTAAGTCGGTGGATGGACATGTCTATGTTGCATACAGGCTCTCACctgaatact CTGAAATGGAGACAAAGCTGATCAAGAAAGGGATGGAGAACATAGAGGAAGGTACTTGTGTGCGGTTTGTTCCTCGGACTCACCAGCGAGACTACATTGACATCCAGCCAAAGTCTGG GTGTTGGTCCTACCTTGGTGCGCGTGGTGGAAGACAGACCGTATCTCTCCAGAGCCCCGACTGCCTCCAAGTCGGAGTGATTTCCCATGAATTCATGCACGCCCTGGGCTTTGTGCATGAGCAGTCTCGCTTTGACCGGGACAACTATGTCACCATCATGTGGCCAAGCATTTGGAGGG ATCGTCTGAGGAATTTTGAAAAATTCAAGACTGACAACCTGGACCTACCATATGACTACGGCTCAATCATGCACTTTGGGAT gtatGCTTACTCTCAGGATGGGGAACCAACCATTGTTCCTAAGAACAGCAAGAACATAAAGTTGGGCCAAGCATCAACTCTCAGCCACATTGACAAGCTGAAAATCAACAGGCTTTATAAATGCG GTACCAAGGATGATTATTAA
- the tra2b gene encoding transformer-2 protein homolog beta isoform X2 — MSDNDKGRESRSASRSMSPRGSGKSASRSPAHSPAHSKDGSRHSHSKSRSRSRSKSGSHSHRGSRRHYSRSRSRSRSYHRRSRSRSYSGERRRRSHSRSPMSNRRRHIGNRANPDPNCCLGVFGLSLYTTERDLREVFSKYGPLADVCIVYDQQSRRSRGFAFVYFENTGDAKEAKERANGMELDGRRIRVDFSITKRPHTPTPGIYMGRPTYGGGGPSGPRRYSRDYDRGYDRGYDRGGYDRYDDRDYYRSYRRSPSPYYRGAYRSRSRSRSYSPRRY; from the exons ATGAGCGATAACGACAAAGGTCGG GAGTCTCGCTCTGCATCCAGGAGCATGAGTCCACGTGGCTCAGGGAAGTCGGCAAGCCGCTCCCCGGCTCACTCGCCAGCCCACTCAAAAGATGGCTCCCGCCACTCCCACTCCAAATCTCGGTCCCGGTCCAGGTCAAAATCTGG gtcCCATTCCCACCGTGGTTCACGCAGACACTACAGCAGATCTCGTTCCCGCTCAAGGTCCTATCATCGCCGATCTCGTAGTAGGTCTTACAGCGGAGAGCGACGGCGCAGGAGCCACAGCCGCTCACCCATGTCCAATCGCCGTAGGCACATCGGCAACCGT GCGAATCCAGACCCAAACTGCTGCCTGGGAGTGTTTGGCCTGAGCTTGTACACCACAGAGAGGGATCTGAGGGAAGTCTTCTCTAAATACGGCCCCCTGGCGGACGTCTGCATTGTGTATGACCAGCAGTCGAGGCGCTCCAGGGGCTTTGCCTTCGTTTACTTTGAGAACACAGGTGATGCTAAAGAG GCAAAGGAACGAGCCAATGGCATGGAGCTGGATGGTCGTAGGATCAGGGTAGACTTCTCCATCACAAAAAGACCTCACACCCCAACCCCCGGAATCTACATGGGCCGACCCACGTA CGGTGGAGGTGGTCCCAGCGGTCCTCGGCGTTATTCACGTGACTACGACCGTGGGTATGATCGCGGGTACGACAGAGGCGGCTATGATCGCTATGATGACAGGGACTACTACAGATCATACAG ACGATCTCCATCACCATATTACAGAGGGGCTTATAGGTCTCGTTCCAGATCACGGTCTTACTCTCCCC GTCGCTATTGA
- the hce2l1 gene encoding high choriolytic enzyme 2, which translates to MHSTMILLGVLLGLLTQAYTLPVKNSTGVHEGKVRLKRKYSDEITDREEMNVMDQILEVNSRLRAPRGLTFREGDIASSYIRSAITCPGNACLWPKSVDGFVYVPYILSPLYDDMDRITIETGMQDISSGTCIKFVPRTHEGSFLDIQPRYGCWSFLGQTGGSQTLSLQTPGCMWSGVAAHEFMHALGFVHEQSRSDRDHYVTIVWKNIMPDHIHNFRKQVTNNLNSPYDYSSIMHYGRYAFSEDGGPTIIPRPDPYIPIGQRDGPSALDLHKINVLYNCGANE; encoded by the exons ATGCATTCTACCATGATCCTCCTGGGTGTCCTCCTTGGCTTGCTGACCCAGGCGTACACTCTACCTGTTAAG AATTCTACAGGAGTACATGAGGGAAAAGTGAGGTTGAAAAGGAAATACTCAG ATGAAATCACAGACCGTGAGGAAATGAATGTAATGGATCAAATCCTGGAGGTCAACAGCA GATTGCGAGCCCCTAGAGGACTGACATTCAGAGAGGGAGACATTGCCAGCTCATACATACGGAGTGCGATAACCTGCCCTggcaatgcctgtctgtggcCTAAATCAGTTGATGGATTTGTTTATGTACCATACATCCTCTCTCCACTATATG ACGACATGGACAGAATCACCATAGAAACTGGGATGCAAGACATTTCCTCTGGAACATGCATTAAATTTGTTCCACGCACTCACGAAGGCAGCTTCCTTGACATTCAGCCAAGATATGG CTGCTGGTCATTTCTGGGGCAGACTGGGGGAAGCCAGACCTTGTCACTTCAGACTCCTGGGTGCATGTGGTCAGGAGTGGCCGCCCACGAGTTCATGCACGCTCTTGGTTTTGTACATGAGCAGTCCCGCTCAGACCGAGACCACTATGTGACAATTGTATGGAAAAACATCATGCCAG ACCACATCCATAACTTCAGGAAACAAGTGACAAACAATCTCAACAGCCCATATGACTACAGCTCTATCATGCATTATGGAAG ATACGCTTTTTCTGAAGATGGTGGACCAACAATAATCCCAAGACCAGATCCTTACATTCCCATTGGCCAGCGAGATGGACCCAGTGCTCTAGATCTTCATAAAATAAATGTCCTTTATAACTGTG GTGCCAATGAGTAA
- the tra2b gene encoding transformer-2 protein homolog beta isoform X1, which produces MSDNDKGRESRSASRSMSPRGSGKSASRSPAHSPAHSKDGSRHSHSKSRSRSRSKSGSHSHRGSRRHYSRSRSRSRSYHRRSRSRSYSGERRRRSHSRSPMSNRRRHIGNRANPDPNCCLGVFGLSLYTTERDLREVFSKYGPLADVCIVYDQQSRRSRGFAFVYFENTGDAKEAKERANGMELDGRRIRVDFSITKRPHTPTPGIYMGRPTYGGGGPSGPRRYSRDYDRGYDRGYDRGGYDRYDDRDYYRSYRRRSPSPYYRGAYRSRSRSRSYSPRRY; this is translated from the exons ATGAGCGATAACGACAAAGGTCGG GAGTCTCGCTCTGCATCCAGGAGCATGAGTCCACGTGGCTCAGGGAAGTCGGCAAGCCGCTCCCCGGCTCACTCGCCAGCCCACTCAAAAGATGGCTCCCGCCACTCCCACTCCAAATCTCGGTCCCGGTCCAGGTCAAAATCTGG gtcCCATTCCCACCGTGGTTCACGCAGACACTACAGCAGATCTCGTTCCCGCTCAAGGTCCTATCATCGCCGATCTCGTAGTAGGTCTTACAGCGGAGAGCGACGGCGCAGGAGCCACAGCCGCTCACCCATGTCCAATCGCCGTAGGCACATCGGCAACCGT GCGAATCCAGACCCAAACTGCTGCCTGGGAGTGTTTGGCCTGAGCTTGTACACCACAGAGAGGGATCTGAGGGAAGTCTTCTCTAAATACGGCCCCCTGGCGGACGTCTGCATTGTGTATGACCAGCAGTCGAGGCGCTCCAGGGGCTTTGCCTTCGTTTACTTTGAGAACACAGGTGATGCTAAAGAG GCAAAGGAACGAGCCAATGGCATGGAGCTGGATGGTCGTAGGATCAGGGTAGACTTCTCCATCACAAAAAGACCTCACACCCCAACCCCCGGAATCTACATGGGCCGACCCACGTA CGGTGGAGGTGGTCCCAGCGGTCCTCGGCGTTATTCACGTGACTACGACCGTGGGTATGATCGCGGGTACGACAGAGGCGGCTATGATCGCTATGATGACAGGGACTACTACAGATCATACAG AAGACGATCTCCATCACCATATTACAGAGGGGCTTATAGGTCTCGTTCCAGATCACGGTCTTACTCTCCCC GTCGCTATTGA